The sequence GAAGGTAAATTTTAACTGAAtagttgaagaaaaatctactaagtttgtaatttttgtttagtactaaaacaggaaaaatcaaagcttcaagaaaaaatcaatgaacTGAAATTTGTTCTCGATCAAAACACAACTATTATCCAAagattaaaaaaggaaaatgatacAAAAAGTGTATTACTTTTGCAGCTTCAAAATGGAACAGTCAAGggtaaattcattttgtaTAATATTGTATTGTAAACAAATTTCTGAAATATGTCTAATCGCTCAAATTAGGTGAATCACAGGCTAATACATCCAAACCCAGCATAGAAAAAGATGGTGATTTACCAGGGGCCAACCTATCAAAAATTCAGGCACTTTACAAGAGGATACTAGCAGCATCTGATAATCCCGCTATTATCGACTGGGTTAAAGCCGCTGAAGTAAAAATCAGCAACTTGGAGCGTGAATTAGACAATACCAGCAAAGCACTCGATGTTAGCCAAAGAACTTGCGAGCAGTTTCAGAAGCAGGTTTGTGGATTTTCAGTAGCAGTGTTCAATCTCTTGTATCCCCATTAACTTCCGCTATTTAGATTTTGGAATATGAAAACAAACTCATCCAGTTCGAGAAAGCAGACAGAAACAGAGGAACCAATACCTTTGCGCAATTGAAATCTCGAATGGAACAAAAGGAGCGAGAGAATAAAGAACTCCAGGCTAAACTCTCAGgtaaaatatatgtatattttttctcGGGTTTCCGCGAACGACATTTGTTGGTTTTTGCTGTGTGGTTGTCCTTGTTTtgcttcattattattattttttttttcaacatgaTATGTAGAAGCAGTACGGAACCAACATGAAGCAATGAGTAGAGCAATTATGCTAGCTGGCGACAGATCATACAATCACGAAACGGCAGCAAAAAACGCTAGTgcagagaaaaaagttattaGTCTTGAGTCAGAACGCAACGTGATGAAAAAGATGTTAACCACCACACAGAAAGAAAGGGACGAATTAATGAAAGAAGTCCATCGCTTACATTCTCAAGGTTGATAAACTGCCGTCCTTAGAACCTcccattttttaattatttgaattcatctttttcctgttttacTATAGAATCCATGTTGATGAATGAAATTCGTGCTCTCGTAAGCAGTGAATCATCCTCACAGGGACCAAAATCCAAGCATGTTCGCTTTCAaacgaataacaaaaatgcttCAACAATGGATAGTGGCATCGACTCTTCTGCAAGATCACCGTCTAATTCAGTTCAGGATGAGGGGGGAGGACGCAGCCGTGAAAACTGGCTTAAGCGACTGGCAGAGCAGCGTCAGTTGTACTACGACAACGTTCATCAGTTACTGAATTACATGAAAAATCGCCAAGGAATACCTACCGAACTACCAGGCAGTAAACCTGATACGCAGAATTCTCATGCTTTTGACCCCAGTCGACCAAACTTGCAGCAAAATCCTCCTCAAATGAGTAACGCATCGTACAATCTACCTCAGCAACAATTACAGCGGAACATTGATCAACCTTTGTATACGTATCAACAACCTCCACTCCTCAATTTTCAACAGCCGAATCGGCAACAAGTTCCGGCAGGGGGCCAGACGACATATAATTGGCCTTCCGGCCAACATTATGGGCCACAATCTGAAAACATATTTGCTCCGCCAAATCAAGAATCTCAGTCGATTTCAATGCCAACTGGGCAATCAAATGCACCGCTATCAAACGAAGCTTTCGCTCAGCAGAAACGTCAGCCTCCTGCTCAAATCCAAAGAAATTCTGACGAAACGCAGCAACAACCAAGTAACTATCAATGGTATGCTCAGTCTCAGAGAAATTCTGGACAAACAAATGTAGCACGCCCGAATTTTCCTGTTTGTGTTTGTGGGGGCGTACCACAAAACTTTTTGTCACAATTCCAGGGCCAGCCCGGAACTCCTCAAACATATCAATCCAACCCGGGTATGGGTCCATTTAATTATCCACAATCATATCATGATCCCAATGCTGGCATGCCCAATTATCAAAATTCATATCAATCACACCCCAGTGCTCACCCGCAAGGATTTGCTCAACAGTCAAACCTTTCCTCCGCTCAGCATGCTCAAGGGTTTGCTACCCACACGAGTACAAAGTCGTCTGGTTTTAATACCCCCGATCAGGCTAACCACAGGATCAGCAGACCTACCACAACTAACGTGCAAGACCGTAAAACTCAAACGGAATCCGGAACTTCTGCATCAGCCTACACACCTACTGTCGAAGAAATAAGTAAATTACCAGACCAGATACAAACGTGGGCGCAAAGCATGGTCGAGGAAAAGAAgtcattgaaagaaaagaattccgAACTACGACTTGAATTAGATGAAATAAAGGAGAATTCACAGAAATCGGATGGCCTTGTGACCGATGTTAcagagaaattaaaaaaggcTGAAGATCTGATTGGGAAACTCGAGGCTGATATTGAGACTTCAAATGCGAAAGTGCGTTCTATGGAACAGAGCCTTCATCTCGAACGCAACAACTTGCAGCAGCTTCGCCTCGATATCGACGAGGCCGACGGAAATTCGTCCTCCCTAACGAAGAAATTTGTTGAAAAATCAACTCAACTGGATGCAGCGAAACAACAGTGCGCACACTTGGAACAAACCATAGGGGCACTACAAGACCAGATCAAGAGTCTTCAAAATCAATTAGTAGCGATACAGGTAAGCCGAAATTTGTTGGTGATTGTTGAGGCACAGTTAACATATATAGTTTGAATATTGCAGAGCCAGAATGAAATCCCAAATCCAGTTGTCCAAAAATTATTGAACGAAATAGAAGGTCGCAATACTCGCGTTCTCCAactagaaaaacaattatCAGCAAAGCAGGATATTATAAAccaacgagaaaaagaagtcGATGGCATCAATAATAAACTCAAAGAAACGGAACAAGATCTCAACACAGAAAAGGCTAAAGTTTGGCAGCTGCAACAAGACATGGAAAATTCTCAGGGCAAGCTGAAGGTGACGGAGCGTGAAGTGTCACTTGAGAAAAATAGACTTCAACAGCTACAGACGGAAATAGCAAATGCCGACATGAATGCCGCCGCATTAACCaagaaaatgatggaaaaaaCTGCACAACTCGACGAGGCAAGGCAGCGTTGCAATGGGCTGGAACAGAAAGTACTGAGACTCGAAGAACAAGTAGGCAGTCTTCAGGGTCAGTTACGCAGCTTGCAGGTAGTAAAGACATTGCCTTTTAATATATCGAATTCGGTTTTATACATCTTCGTTGTTTAGGTTGCGCGTGCTCAGGGTGAAACCGAACAACGACAGCTTCTGGACGAACTAGATGCATGTAGGGCACGGATAAACCTGTTGGAAAGGCAATCATCCACAAAACAGGATACAATTACAATGCTCCAGAACCATATTGAGacttatgaaaaaaaaattcagatgCTCGATCGAGAAGCCGGTGAGAAAAACAGCCAAGTAGAGTTGAACCGTCGTCAAAACGATCGCCTTGTTGATGAAATTGACAAAGCAAAAATAGATAATTCTTCACTTCGGCAAGAAAACGAGTAAGAGAAACAAATTCTTTCATGCCAATCAATATGTTTTTTATATGACTGTTATATTGTGTTTGATATAGGCGATTAGTTGCTTCGCTCGCTCAAAGTCGTGGGGAATTGGATCGCGAACGTAAAGGAGCTGAGGATCTGCGACGAGAGATTCAGTCATATGTCAACCACGTACGACAAGTGGAGGGCATTTTGGCAAGAAAGGTTGGTGTAGATTCTCACGAATAAAACTCTTGAGCTATTAAATAGATACAACGTTCCTTTGCCTGTTTTaaggacgaagaaaaagatgcCCTCTTGAAGCAGTTTCAAGCTTTAGCAAACGAGACCAGCAGCTTTGAGACGGAAAGAGAAAATATGGAAAGGTCTGTTCGCAGTCAGCAACAAG comes from Daphnia carinata strain CSIRO-1 chromosome 2, CSIRO_AGI_Dcar_HiC_V3, whole genome shotgun sequence and encodes:
- the LOC130687067 gene encoding centrosomal protein of 135 kDa-like, whose product is MGTQSNPHSNLRSKPSLSQYVSVRQRLDDLGYNSYLSNDSVPLVDKLVKDLLHYKRLSAGNQNSQRQSEQAPAESSTTTECSIKNFGQPYRQHSRDENITNREVEVLKQEKSKLQEKINELKFVLDQNTTIIQRLKKENDTKSVLLLQLQNGTVKGESQANTSKPSIEKDGDLPGANLSKIQALYKRILAASDNPAIIDWVKAAEVKISNLERELDNTSKALDVSQRTCEQFQKQILEYENKLIQFEKADRNRGTNTFAQLKSRMEQKERENKELQAKLSEAVRNQHEAMSRAIMLAGDRSYNHETAAKNASAEKKVISLESERNVMKKMLTTTQKERDELMKEVHRLHSQESMLMNEIRALVSSESSSQGPKSKHVRFQTNNKNASTMDSGIDSSARSPSNSVQDEGGGRSRENWLKRLAEQRQLYYDNVHQLLNYMKNRQGIPTELPGSKPDTQNSHAFDPSRPNLQQNPPQMSNASYNLPQQQLQRNIDQPLYTYQQPPLLNFQQPNRQQVPAGGQTTYNWPSGQHYGPQSENIFAPPNQESQSISMPTGQSNAPLSNEAFAQQKRQPPAQIQRNSDETQQQPSNYQWYAQSQRNSGQTNVARPNFPVCVCGGVPQNFLSQFQGQPGTPQTYQSNPGMGPFNYPQSYHDPNAGMPNYQNSYQSHPSAHPQGFAQQSNLSSAQHAQGFATHTSTKSSGFNTPDQANHRISRPTTTNVQDRKTQTESGTSASAYTPTVEEISKLPDQIQTWAQSMVEEKKSLKEKNSELRLELDEIKENSQKSDGLVTDVTEKLKKAEDLIGKLEADIETSNAKVRSMEQSLHLERNNLQQLRLDIDEADGNSSSLTKKFVEKSTQLDAAKQQCAHLEQTIGALQDQIKSLQNQLVAIQSQNEIPNPVVQKLLNEIEGRNTRVLQLEKQLSAKQDIINQREKEVDGINNKLKETEQDLNTEKAKVWQLQQDMENSQGKLKVTEREVSLEKNRLQQLQTEIANADMNAAALTKKMMEKTAQLDEARQRCNGLEQKVLRLEEQVGSLQGQLRSLQVARAQGETEQRQLLDELDACRARINLLERQSSTKQDTITMLQNHIETYEKKIQMLDREAGEKNSQVELNRRQNDRLVDEIDKAKIDNSSLRQENERLVASLAQSRGELDRERKGAEDLRREIQSYVNHVRQVEGILARKDEEKDALLKQFQALANETSSFETERENMERSVRSQQQEVTTLQAELLTVRRRLGELEQLYAQQKTAGVQSEMQADDLLRRLGILERDIRDERGDKIRLEQQLAAAHDLQNRLEKQLEKLRMEAAQADSTTHQMETETTRLHEDFRVLDQRLLKEKENVRNLESLVSILRQERSQQENQMRTMSQDLTRLHHREIILQEELANVKAELCGTEGKVADLSRENQRLKQEVLQEKFEREKTRQEYKRISNLNRTSPLLSYNASPAPGALHNLSTATIGTVTVAGASGGSSASSPRKRQTVAARFANNETQT